The window GGCTAAGCTGGTGTTGTTTTACAGCCTTGTTCCAGAGAAATCATAAGTGACACAATACCTCAGTGATACAGTATTTGATGCTGTAAAGTTGGTCGTGGAGTAAATCCAAGTAGCAGTTAACTCAACCACAAAgcggaaaacaacaaaaaaaaataacaacaaaagtgATTTATTGCAGTAAAGTCAATATGAAACATTCACATAAAAAGTGCTATGGATAAATGAAAAGTACACAAACCAGTGGGcgttagtagcttttcaaagcTTAAGTTGATAATGGAATAACAGAAAGTGTGACATAACCTAATCCTTCCAGCTTTGGATTTAATCTGGAGGCAAACTGAGAGGaatgaaacatactgtttgtaTTACTGGCATGCACTAATGCAGGTTACTGAAATTGTTTTACAATATTACACCTGTTACAGTACTTAGTCGGGTACAGAATGACAATTCATCGATTTTGGGAACATTCATCTTCATGCAGGCGCTCGTAAACGTAAGTGCTTTCAAAGGTTAACTCCAGAGAAATCAAAGACAAACGTCTGAGATTTGAATGCACAAAGACCTGATGCAGCACTCCTTTTTTGCAGTGACTCATCACGTTTGTTCAAATGTTCATTAAGGGAAAATATTATAGCTTAGACCACGTTTGCTTAAAACTTAATTCACTTCAGTTCAAATCAcatccttcagtttatttaaGACATTGATGACTGTTACATTCAGTCATTATCTTCAAGTCTCCAAATAGGTAATCTAGAGAAGGCACTTTGACTTAACACGTGATTACGAGGCAGGCGTAACTTTGTTCGGAACTGGAGACACAACATCCCCATCATGGGTTAATTTACTCACTCAAAAAGTTTCTCTATTCTAATACTATGTATTATATACTGTCCCAGAACATCCTTATGTATGTTCTTTTATCTGTTGGTGAGATGCTGGTGTTAGGCCACCTTGGTGAGCTGTAGATCTCCATAGACTCGTAAGGCAGTGAGAGAGGCAAGCTGGGAGAGCCGGTGGGTGAATCCACACAGAGGCTGTCCATCCACCAAGATACGAAACTGCTGGTGCTCACAAACTATTTCCATCTAAGAGTCAGAGGAGATGTAGAGAGGAAGAAAGTCaggtttttttatatttaaagctgcatatttaaagttttatgcacaaacacacagattgcATTGGCCTGCACTGTAAATCGTAAGCAGAGAAGACAGTCCCATTCATACTAAATGAGAAGTCACAGATTTGCCAGCAGGGTGATGGGTGTAAAATATTAACACACTGAAAGTTGATCACaacttaaaggccctgaaaacatattttttcaatCGGTTTCTTACTATGAGTGATGTGGTCCAACATGAAGgcactattttctgccaaagttggaacagttttggttattcgGCTTCAGagatttatgtatttgtgtgttttttaactttaactttgattgttgcttatttagtcatgaatatttgatgtcacagagaaatacttaagatttgaaaccaCATTTTTTAAGGCCTTTAAGGGCAAAATCTTCTGTATAGAAGCGTCTTATACAGAGCAGCGATGTAATGCTTTGTTCGGGGTTAAGAAGATGAGCTCATTCATGATGCATAATCTTCCCTAGCTGTTACATTCTCCGCAACATGAATTCAATTCATAGTAGATCTCATTCAAACAATGACCAATTACTTCTTGTCATTCTGGGGCAGCCAAACAGACAAATTTGCCTACAGTGCATGTTTAAAGCGTTGTATTGCAGAGTGATTCAAACTGAATGGAAGTAAGCGTATAGTAACTCCTGGATCACACACATTACAACCACCCAACAGAATAAAAGACTAAACAGTCACAGTGGGACCTggaggctttttttttctttttctttattccttattctgttttgacatttgtgtgtttacctACTTTTTTGTATTAGTCCTGCTTGATTTTTCATTCATGTTGGATACGTCTTTACTGCATTGTTGACCAGGATTGGAGGGGAAGAGATAATAGAGGGGTGGGTGAAGGGTCGAGTGGTGATTGTTCAAATGTTAAGATGGAAAAAATGTTGAATTctgaatctttttatttttcatttgtcttcaATTTAAATAAGtatcaaaacaaataaagatgTACTTGCGCTGAACCACAAGAAGAACTCCAGCAATTCTCcactaaaaaatgttttacagtctAAGATCATGCAGCGATCGGAGAACGGAAAATAAAGGCAGGAAAGATATTGATCAATTTTGCTTTTGTCCATAATGACCAGTTCTTACTTGAAAAATCTGTTGTTGTACACAAATGTGCATGCAAATGTCAGAGGTTATACATGTACCTTGAAGGATTCTCCAGGTGcgaaaggaaagaaggagagggtATTTTCAGCTGGACCCCACTTTCCAGCCAGGCGGGCGTTGCGTTGGACAGCCTTATCCATGAAGTTCACCTTTAACTGAAGTCCCACATCGCCCTCTGTGTCCTCCTCCTGAGGCTTACTGGACAGAGTCACCTCAATgctgtccaaacacacacaagagatcagggacagattttaaaaagactgACATGCAGCGGTGGAATATAAGTACatacaagtactgtacttaagtacgaacttgaggtacttgtactttactagTACAGTAAATAGAGTATTTTCTTctcatgccactttatacttctactccactacaattcagagggaaatattgtactttttatttcactccaattttttgacagctttagtttactgacagtacagctgaaacaacaagtccattaattgattgacagaaaatcaattgcTAACTCTTTTGataatcatttgtcattttttatgcaaaactatttcatggttccagcttctcaaatgtaaaattagctgcttttgcttttaatcgttttaataattgtaatttatttttaataattttgaggtttggactgctggttggacaaaactAGCATtatgaaggtgtcactttgggctctgggtaattgtggcgacatttctcacattttacaaactaaacaatcaattgattaatggggaaaataatcaacagattaatccataatgaaaataatcattagttgcagtcaaAATAGTacaaaatagttacaaaaattaGATCCacacacaacagtaaaatcctgcttttatattaatgcattttcaatacaggacttttacttgtatcagagtattttacagtgtggtattagtacttttacttaagtaaaggatctgaatacttccttcACCACTGCTGACATGTAGCTTCTATGTAAGCCTGCCTTTCATTCTTTTCTTCTACTGGAATCAACTTGGTTATAAACCTGTGCAGATTTTTTGGAGAACAGTGACATCTTCTGGTCTTTATGACAACTGGCATTTAATGAAGAAGACTGAATAACAAATGATCTTAATAATAGATACTACTTTGACCATTACCAGAGCAAATAGccagactaaaaaaaaaatgtgtggaaGGCACATTATCTTATTCCTGCAGGACAGCTTATAATACAGGTAATTTTTGCACTCAagtttcagtggtggaaaataactaagtagatacatttactcaaatactgtacttaggtacaattttgaggtacttgtactttacttgagtatttccattttatgctactttatacgtctattccactacattacagagggaaatattgtactttttactccactacatttatctcacagctatagttactttgcagatcaatatttttacagacaaaacacatgatcactTGATAGAATATGATGAAGTGATATACATTAATCTATATAAAAAattgtataaagtagttaaaactagctcaaCCTCGACCAGCTACTACATTAAGGTattgcttacatgttaatgcatcaataataacgatccaacaatataataatacaacactgacatgggccattctgcacaatgcgtacttttacttttgatactttaagtacattatgTTGCCATTACttctgcacttttacttaaggaacATTGTGAGTCCAGAACTTGTAACGGAGTATATTTACAATGTGGTATTACTGTGGCATTGCATTATTACAGTTTTTGGTCATTTAAACTTAGTGGTAGTGGATTTGGTATCACAATGACAGTTTAGGTGGCTCTGGTTAAGGTGGCTCTTATTATTACAGCTGATTGAACCCCATCTTCACAATCATTAGTAAGAATCATGTCAATCACTACAGAGCAAtaacttaaaattaaaagctCTAAAATAACCACTGGCATGTTACATTCAGTGTCTATGAAAAGGGTCCTATGAGAACATTTGTCCTTAAAAACCCTCCTTATGTTTCTGCAGCTAAAAATAAGTTtcttgacataaaaaaaagttctgCAACACAGTTTATTTTTGCACAGcgtgttttttttgtgtagcctaaatgtcatatttcactGGACATAATTGAGGGCTGAATGAATAAATAGCCAGCTGATGTTATCAACCAAAGAAATTCCAGTGTGACTCTTCAGATTTCATGGGATTTGAAGCTCTCCCACGCACATTCGCAGACTAAGCTATAATTAGGAAACGCACTGGCATTACAAAGATATTTCCCCAAAAACAGGGACTAGCTGGGTGGTTGGCATATGCACTCAAACACGGACAACAGCTGTCTATCTGctttaaaattctgttttatAACCGGACAGGGCATTTTTACCACTAACTTTAATTGGCTACCACCTCGTGTGTGCAACAGTACCCTTTATCAATAATGTATAATTCgctttttattgcaaaataaaagcagGTGTGTGCACTAACCTCTTGGGTTTTTTGTTGATAATTCCCATAACAACCAGTTTCATTGAAGGCCGCAGCCCACCCTTTATCTCTCCGTTATACTCCCCCTGCGAAACAATAGAGATGTTTATACGTACAGATCATACAGGATGAGGCCTACCCTAAACAAGACAGCACACTTAGTTTATTATTGGAGGATATGGTCCTTCATCACGCAGTCTGCTGATGTCTTAATCTGCGGTGAGCTGCCACCTATGGCACCGATGGGAACAATAGCTTTATTGatccacattttaaacaatcagTGACTCAGCTGGACAAACTAtgcttctgtatttttttttttcagtaagcCATGCAGAAAGtctaatattttaaatgaaatcatACTTTAGCAGAAATGTTGCAATGTATGCCACAAAGCGAACAAAACGCAGCTACATACATGCTCTTTCTTGTCCTTTTCTTCCATTCCACTCAGGGCGTGATGCAGTGTGGAGGTTTCGAGCGGTGATGCCAACTGAGGACTGATTGACTCTGCCTCCAGCTGGCAAACCCCGCCTGTACTACGTTGTCATAGAGACAGGCTCCCAATTTGGCAGTGATGATGGTGGGAGACTGAcagagaggggggtgggggggataTATTACAAGCTGAATAGACACATGCCAATTAAATCCGAATCATTAAGACTGATGTGGACGTGTTGCATTCACGGTCATTTCAACCGTGTCTTCTGCACATAACAGTTTATAGGTCTACAAATGCTTCTCTGTCGCTGGGTTTCATCGTGCAGTCTGTAGCTTCCCCATTCAAGCCGCCCAGTCTCATCAACCTGACGCTGCCTTCACGGTCACGGTTCTCCTTGTTCAATTGGTACCTCAATGTTGCTCAAGAAAGTACGATATTATCCTGTCTTTGGGCTATCTTTTATGTTACGTTTTTTGTCTTTATCCTGCATTTAAGCtccctttaataataataataataataataataataataataataataataataataatagcctCATTTGTAGAGGTGAAGTGAAAAAGTAAATTGATCTTATTTGCTCTTTTCCAGCCACAGGGCTAAGTTAAATCTCAAGTGGGCCCCAAATCAGACCCCCGACCCCTAAGTTAGTTTGGTTATAATTAGATTATATGGGAATTTATTTAAGAATATGCACTATGTAAGTATAATATCAgttttttgatatattttgacGTGTGTCTCCTGAAATTACCATTATATTGGGCTTCAGTGGTGCATATTACCAAAATAAATTGgcatttaatcaaattaccacaaaataaTTGCCAAACAGAGAACCTGGAGCCTTTGAGGCCACTGAGTGTCTGGGGCTCCGGAGCATTTACCCGTTTATAGGTCCATGATCCAGCTTCGTCCAGCAAACCCTTGCTAACATTAACTACAGTCTACTGCAACAACTTGACTAAAAGAGTATAagattgtattgtattttgggCTAGACTACTACACTATAGCACAAAAGACACATTATTCCACCCATATTTTCCCAACTAAAAATTACAAGAAGccttgacaaaacaatctccactGAAGGTCCacttgctctctttttctggagctttcaactgcatcacAGATTGAGTTTGCTAAATTGCCATGGCAACTGAGCCATgggacttctcatccatgttaATTTAAAGGTTTAagtcaacatggatgagaaTCATGCAAAGTTTGAATATCTACAGCTCCAtggcaactgagcaaactcaatcTGCTGTTGAGGACCAtgtgatacagttgaaagctccagaacaagcaggttgaattttttttgtcaacttGGCCCACTGTTTCCAAGTTCACAAATGAGGTGTCAACTTCTACAACCAGCCTATTTCTTTATACTCCTGCCTACAGATGTAGAACACGTCAGTTGGTCTCCAAACATATTCTACGTTAAATAATACTAATAGATGTTTCACAGTAGTTAGCTGGATTGGTAATTTATGAGTCCTCCTTTTTGAATACCTTTATGTCCGACAGCACCTGAAGgcatctgtaaaaaaaaaaaaagaatgtatcCTGCTCGCAGTTCTGGAACGCCCACCTCGTGCCAACCTTTGACCAACCAGCGGTGGAGAATCAGCTGATATTGTCACATGACCTTCGTTAAAACCTGCAACTAGCCTCCTAGCATAACAGGTCAAGAGAAAGCGGTAGCTAGGAGTGTAAATAAACCCCAATTTCGGGGGAAACAGCTCAAAGAAATGAGTAAGTAACTTTACTGAATACTCGCTAACTCCTAAACGCTTTACGTGTGTGTAAGGATATGCGTCTGCTAGCTGTTACGGAAGTTAGGTAACTCAGCAACATTTTTAGCTAATGCTAACGCTAACTATTGACATTAGGGTAGCTGTCAAATCTGAGAAGAGACGAACGGTGAAGATGGcaatgttgacattttaaaagcgCATTTAGTCTCGCTGATTGAACACAGCAGCTCACTGAACATGTGTTTTGATCCGCGTTTCTTTCTCAACGTGCGTGGTTTGCACAGACAATTAAAGGTACAGATAGAGTGGTGTGTCTTTAAAGACAATACGCATGGATAATAGGTTGTTAACAAGAGAGCTAAATTCATCATTTTTGGTATTCGTGTAACAAATTTACAAGGCAAACTTATGATAAGAGATCTTTAGGGGTGATTACAGATAATAAGTTATGGTGTTATACTGTTTAAAATGAAGGATTCCTTAAATCAAACTTCAATATAAACATTATATTGCTCACTTATACTACCTTAAATGATTTACTGTGTAGAAGTATGAtgaaatacatataaaacaaatctaAATACACTTTTTATACTATAAAAGAGAGCTATAAGAATTGTAAACAAAGCTGCTTCTCGAGAACCAGCTAACCCACTGTTTATTCAATTAAAGGCTCTAAAATCCAAAGACTTGGTagactttaaaacatttgtgtatAAGATAAACAACAAATTACTACATGAAAGTATCCAAAAGCTGTTTAAAATGAGATAAAATCAATATGATTTGAGAGTATGAAACAAAGGGTCAGgactaatttaattaataaaaaacacaaaatcattgTATTTCTGTTTAATGTTTATACATAatggacaaatataaaaatgtatgaccAGAATGGCATGTAGGCATTAGTATAGTagggattttattttattgaatataATGACCTTAAAAtcaccattttctgtttgtttcaaataacatatacatttctttgttttgtcaaactatgaACTCAGGTGTTTCAGGTGAAGAAAGCCCAAACCTCCTTGGCTTTATGGAAGTAGAGCTGTGCCTCCATTTGTGACCACTGAGCAGAGGAGTGTCACAGTGAAAGTGGCCATGCATCCCTTCGGCTGTGAGGCTGAGACCTCCCTTCAGGACCTGTTTGAGTACTTCAAGAGATGCCTGCAGCATGGAGAGTGGGAGCTGGCCAATGCCTGTGTGCCACAGCTGGTTAACTCAACAGGAGGACATTCAGAAAACCTACGAGACATAATCAAAGCTATTGTTTGCCATCCTTACGCTTTAAAGTGAGTCACACAGCTGCATGTTTAAAAGACAACAGGTTTTTCCTTGCgtgtaaaaatgtgaattgtTGGAGAAATGTAATGCAGTATTGTCATTAGGTCTGCAAAAACATAACTATTATAATTGTGTATTATTTGTGCTATGGATTTAatgactgtgtgtttattttgtagATGGGAGTCTGTGGGCAGTCCACACAAACTGGCTTGGTTTTGGCTTCAGGTTTTGGAGAAGTGGACAGACGAGCAGGTAATACTATGAAGAATCAAGTATTGCAGTTCTCTCTATTGTACTTATTTGACTTACTCTGAAACAACATGTTTAGTTGTGTCATCCTCAAGCAGTATGTTGGTATTTGAGaccatctgtgtttgtgttaacttacaaaacacattttggtcaAATCTTTATTGGAACCCAAAAGACAATGACAAAAATTGCACTGTGTCCCTTCACAAAGCTGACAATGTTGTGTTGTGAAATGGGGTGTGACATGATCACTCTACTCTTGTTTACTCTCCACTTCAGATTCCTCCCCACATCAGAAGAGAGCTTGAGTTCCTGCTGCTCCTGGAGGAGCTGGGGTCAGAGGGCATACCAGAGACTGTTCTcaaggttattattatttttattttatctgtaaacaaacatacagttgATAATGAAGTGTAATGATGGAGTAAAAACTAGATAATAAAGCGTTTTTATCTTAAATTAGATTGAGACACAATGTTATGTTCACACAGACTAAGTGTACTAAGATTTgttctgttttactgttttacatGTTGTGACTATAGACAGAATTTAGggataaagataaagataaattaTCTTTCAGCAGGAGTTGCACCAGGCCTTCTTGGCCACACAGTCTGAGCAAAAGGTCCCAGAGGGTTCAAGGACAACAGATGCTGCTGTTGAGTCTTGCCTGCGAACCTTATTGGAGAAAAAGAAGCCCAGACTCGCCCAGTCTTTAGCATATTTCTTGCAGGTAGAGTCAAACATATTATTACAATTAAGCAGCTCAAAacgaataaaaaacaaaatgatttaaaaaaataaaaaacaacataaagtaCTATACAAAAATGTAAGAATAGAAATTTAGGAAAGTATGTCTTTTATCTATATGTACGtgcacattcattttaaaaactgatggCGATGGATGTCAGTAAAAGACAGAATAATACATACACATTATATACCTTGTTTTGGgtgttttgaaaacaaaattatcaTATGAAAGGGTTTAAACATATTATGTGGGTCTAAATATATACCACTATTTTCTTCTAgagtttaatatataaaaacagacaacatatacattttttacaaatcGCAATTTTTTGTTTATCAGTTTATAAAGTATGTTGAAAGTATTTTAACATCATATATGTGCAAATCCTAAAGGTTCAGctataaaaatcaaacaaacatttgagtgtgtgtatatttagcTCATTTTAGAACACCAGCATACTCCATTGGCCTTATTTTTGCCATCTCCTACAGGAACAGTCATGCACAGAGGCCCATACTCTGCAGCACACATTCATCCAACACTTGATGAAGGAACTGGGGAAACGGGAGAGAAGGCtggagaaggtggaggagtgGGT is drawn from Siniperca chuatsi isolate FFG_IHB_CAS linkage group LG15, ASM2008510v1, whole genome shotgun sequence and contains these coding sequences:
- the si:ch211-10a23.2 gene encoding galectin-related protein A-like; translation: MEEKDKKEHGEYNGEIKGGLRPSMKLVVMGIINKKPKSIEVTLSSKPQEEDTEGDVGLQLKVNFMDKAVQRNARLAGKWGPAENTLSFFPFAPGESFKMEIVCEHQQFRILVDGQPLCGFTHRLSQLASLTALRVYGDLQLTKVA